In Mesorhizobium sp. J428, the genomic window CCCGAGCGGGGTATCGGGTGCCACCTGGCCGAGATCGACGGCTATGTCGTGAGCGGCCTCGTACCTGTGGAAATCGTCGAGCGGCTGGTCAGTGAGCGCCCGGACATCACCGGGATCACACTGCCTGGCATGCCGGCCAACGCTCCCGGCATGGCACGCGAAAAGTCCGGCACGTTGAAAACTTACGCCTTCGGCAAGGACGGCGTCACCGTCTACTCCGAGGAGTGATCCCGTGGGTGGAATGATGACGGACAAGTCCATGATGATGTTGATGATGGCCGGAATTATTCTCGGGGCGCTTCTGGTCCTCGCTATCCTGATCCTCGGCCTCTTCGCGCTCGTGAAGTATCTGCGGGGGTCGCGATGAGGCGCAAGGTGATCCTCCTTTCCGTTGTCGCCGTTGCGAGCCTGGCGGCCATCGCCTCGTTTGCGCAAGTGCAGGGTGGCAATGTGCGAGCAGCGGACGTGACCTTCCTTGGCCAGCCCGTGACGGCGGAGCAAATTGTCCGCGGCAAGGAGATCTATGCCGAGAACTGTGCCTCCTGCCACGGCGCAAAGCTCGAAGGCCAACCGGACTGGAAACGTCGGCTGGAGAACGGCCGCATGCCAGCGCCGCCGCACGATGAAAGCGGCCACACCTGGCACCACTCGGACCAGGACCTGTTCGCCATCACCAAGCTCGGTGTCGGCGGTGTCGTCCCGGGCTATGAGAGCGACATGCTCGCCTTCGGGGACATCCTGAGCGACGAGGAGATCGCCGCCGTGCTCGCCTTTATCAAGAGCACCTGGCCTGAGCGCCAGCGGGACGTCCAGGCTCGAATTACGGCCAGCGACGGGAACGGCTCATGATCAGAACCGACGAATATTCCACGGCCCCGATGCGCCGCCGCAACGTCCTGGCCTTCCTGCCGCTTGCTGTAGCGGCCATGCTCGGCGTGGTGCTGGCCTGGGGGCTCACGCGTGATCCAAGCAACCTGCCGTCTACGCTGATCAGCAAGCCGGTGCCCGACTTTGCGCTGCCGCCGGTCAAGGGCCGGACCCTTGGCCTGTCGAGCACCGATCTCAAGGGCGAAGTCTCGCTGGTCAATGTCTTCGCCTCCTGGTGCGTTGCCTGCCGCGCGGAGCACCCCTTGTTCATGAAACTTGCGGCGCAAGGCACCGTGCCGCTGCACGGCCTCAACTACAAGGATCGGCCGGACGATGCGGCGAAATGGCTGGACAGCCTTGGCGATCCCTACACGCGCACCGGGGCCGACATCAGCGGACGCGTGGCCATCGATTGGGGTGTCTACGGCGTGCCCGAGACATTCGTCATCGGCGCGGACGGACGTGTTGCCTACAAGCATATCGGCCCGGTGAGCGAAGAGGCACTCACGGGCACCATCCTGCCGCTCGTGGAGGAACTGCGCCGTCAGGCGGAAGGCGATAAAGCCCTCGGAGACGGCCAATGAGGAACCTCCTGCGGGGACAGCGCACAATCGTATTTCTGGCGGCAGGCACGCTAACCCTGGCCGCGATCGCGATCGTCGGCGTGATCTATTTCAGCGGAGGCACGCCAGTGCGTGCGCCTCAAAGCGGAGGACAGGCTGAGACGGCCTCGTCCCGGTCCTTCGTGATGCACGAGGCGCCGCGGCCGCTCCCCGAAATCGAGTTTGAGGACGGGAACGGTGAGGCTCTTACGCTGGCCGATTTGAGGGGCAAGACCGTGTTGCTCAACATCTGGGCGACGTGGTGCGTGCCCTGCCGCGAGGAGATGCCGACGCTCGATGCACTTGAAGCGGAACTAGGTGGCCCGGGCTTCGAGGTCGTGCCGCTCTCGGTCGACCGGGCCGGGCCGGAGGTGGTTCGGAAGTTCTACGCCGAAATCGGCATTGAGCATCTTGGCCTCTACATCGACGCCTCCATGCGGGCTTCGTTCGACCTGCAGGCGCCAGGACTGCCGACGACGCTTCTGATCGACAGCGAGGGCCGAGAATGGGGAAGGCTCGTCGGTCCGGCCGAGTGGGACACGCCCGAGATGATTGCATTTCTCAAAAACCATCTGACGTCAAACTGAGAAGGAAGCCTCCATGGCCGATACACAACAGTCACAATCTCAAGACGGCTCGCTCGGTCGCGACCTGCTCTATGCCCTTCGCTACTACCTCGGCAGCCGACGCGGTCTGCTCGTGCTCGCCGGACTGACGATCGTGGCGGGCCTGGCGTTGAACTGGAGCTGGTTGGCCGCTGCCGGCATCGCGCCGATCCTGATCAGCGTGTTGCCCTGCCTCGCCATGTGCGCCCTCGGCCTGTGCATGAACCGGTCAGGCGGCAAGTCCTGCTCGACCGCTGCGAGCAACTCCGACCCGGCGGCGATCGCGGACGCAGGGCCAGTCACGCAGGCAGTTGTTCTCGACGCATCGCCCGACCGCGCGGCTCCCATGAGTGGTGGCGCCGCCGTTCTTGCAATTCCCGAACCGCGTCCCTCCAAGGAAAGGAGACCGACCGATGCGTAAATTGATCAAAGCGCTTGCCATTGCTTCCGCCGTTATCGCGGGCCTCGCGGCTGCACCCGCGCTCTACGCCCATGACTCAGAGGGGTCCGACGACGCCATGATGGGCTCCGGCATGATGGGCATGATGGGCCAGATGAGCGAGATGATGGAGGGCTGCAACAGGATGATGCAGTCCATGAGCCATGACGGCACCGGACGGCCCAACGAGCAGTGGCGCGAGAAGTCGCCCGACTACAACGGCGCCCCAGGAACGAACGGCTAAGCACAGCTTGGCATCGCAACGTGTCCAGACAATCGAGAGGCCGTATCGCGATGGGTCGTGCTTGGGCAGGGCCTTTCGAGAAAGACTGATATGACACCAACCAAAACAACGCAGCTCGGACGTATCCGCTTCAGCCTATGGATACTCGTGGCCGCTGCCGTGCTGGCGCTCGGTGGCGCTTATTTCGTCCGGACGATCGGCGTCCGCGAGCCGCCGCCGGTCACCGTCGGCGAAGCCGACGTACGCTCCGAGTTTTCATTGACCGATCACAACGGGAACCACGTTACCGAGGCCGATTTTCTCGGGCGCTGGCAACTCGTGTTCTTCGGATTCACCCATTGCCCGGACATTTGCCCGACCACCCTCGCCTTTATGGCGAATGTGCTGGATCGGTTTGGTGACGAGGTCGAGCGCGTCGCACCGATCTTCATCACGGTCGACCCGACACGCGACACGCCGGAGGTGATGGCGGAATACGTCCAGGCCTTTCACCCGAAGCTGGTTGGACTGACCGGGTCGGAAGCCGAAGTCGCCGCGGCTGCCCAGTCCTTCCGCGTCTACTACGAGAGAATGGAAGAGGAAACGGCTCCGGACGGCTACCTGATGGCTCACTCCGGGCACATCTACCTGATGACAACTGAAGGTCGTTTTGAAGATGTTTTCCGCGAAGGTGAACAGTCCGCCGCAGACATGGCCGCCGATATCCTTGCAAGAATGAATGGAAAACAATGATGAAAATACTGATTGCAACACTGGTGGCGGTCTGGGCGATCGCATCGCCGGCACAGGCGGAGGAGAGTGTCCGCGTGTTCAATGCGTGGGCGCGGGCCTCCGTCCTCGCCTCCCGTCCCGGCGCCGCCTATCTCACCATCAAGAGTGCGTCGGACGATACGCTGATTGGCGCGAGCACGCCTGTTGCCGAGCGGGTCATGATTCACGCAATCGAAAAGGACGGCGATGTAAGCCGCATGAAACACATCGAAACGCTTGAATTGCTGGCGGGTGAGCGGATCACGCTCGCGCCCGGCGGCATGCACCTGATGTTGATGGCGCTGCAAGACAAACTTCGCGAGGGCACGACATTCCCTATGACGCTCAGCTTCGAGGCCGCCGGCGAAATCACCGTTGAGGTTTCGGTGCTCGGAATAGCAGCCGAGGGGCCAAGGGAGACAGCTGAATGAAGCGCATCCTGATCTTAGCTTTCCTATTGGTCGCACAGCCGGCATTTGCACACCATCCAGGTGAGCGCATTGACGAGGTGATGACCGAACAGGAGCCGGCCTTCGAGGTGATGGATCGTCCTTCCACGCCTGAACTCAGCCTCGAAGAACCGGGCGGCAGCGTCCTGGGCCTCGGCGATCTCCATGATCAGATCATCGTGCTGAGCTTTGTTCCGCAGAACTGTGACAGTCCATGCGCCAAACAGCAGGCCGTTCTCGCGGGCGTGCAAGAGCAGGTGAATGTTTCGCCGATGAAGCAAATCGTCACGTTCGTTACCGTTCACGACGCAGATGCGTCGATCGAAGCAACTTGGGACGAGGCGAACTGGCGGCAGGCTATCCCATCGAACGACGAGATGACTGCCGCCGCGGCAAACCGTTTCGCTGCGCTGAGTAGGCGCGGCCAGGAGCTGCCGATGGCGCATGTCATCGACCGCAACGGACGGCATGCCGGAATTTTCCATGGTTCCGATTTCAGCAAGACAAATCTGACCCTCTACATCAACCAACTCATCAACAACGCGCATGCGCCGAAGCCACCTGCCGAAAAGGGGTGGTGGGAATGGCTGACAGGCTGGTTCTGAACGGCAGGAGAAGGAAGTTGACGCAATTTTCGAGATTCACGGGGCGCCGTTTCGGCTTCCTCCTGCTGCCCCTGCTGCTGATCATCGCGGCAGGCGCCTGGTATCTGTTCGATCCGGGGTTCAGGGCAGGCCGCCAACCGATGACTGCGTCGGAGAACCTGCCGCAGGACGCGTTCGACCGGCGGGTGCGCGACTATCTTGTCGCCAACCCGGAGGTCATCGTCGAGGCCATGCAAAACCTTGAACGGAAGCAACGGGAGGCGGAGCAGTCGGAGGCTCAGGCGGCCCTTGCCGCGCACCGTGACGAACTGCTTAACAGCCCCGAAAGCCCGGTCGGCGGCAATCCGCAAGGCGACGTGACCTTGGTCGAGTTCTTCGATTACAACTGCCCCTACTGTCGGCAGGTCGCGCCGGCGATGGCGGAAGCCGAGGAAGGCGATCCCCAATTGCGGATCGTCTACAAGGAGTTTCCCATTCTGGGGCCGAACTCCGTGTTCGCGGCAAGGGCAGCGCTCGCGGCCCGCAGGCAGAACCTCTACCCGCAGTTCCACAAGGCGATGATGCAGGTGTCAGGTGCCGCCGACGAAACGCAGGTCATCGCTGTCGCCGAAAAGATCGGCCTCGATGTCGAACAACTCCGGACCGACATGCAAGATGCCGCGATCGACACCGAGATCGAGCGCAATCTCGCGCTCGCCCGGGCGCTGAGGATCAACGGGACGCCGGGCTTCGTGATCGGAGACGAGATCCTGCGCGGCGCCACCGACTTGCAAACCATGCAGCGGCTGATCGACCAAGCCCGGAAGGATCAGAATCGATGAAGCTGGAGTCGCCTCTGAAAGTTTGTCCAAATGCCTGAACTCTCCAATGTCGGTATCCTCAGCGCCTTCCTAGCCGGTATTATCTCGTTCCTTTCGCCGTGCGTGCTGCCGCTGGTGCCGGGATATGTTGCCTATGTCGCCGGCCGATCGAGTATTGCTTCGCCGTCCGGCGAGATCGCCGTCACCCGAAGCGTGACGCTCGGCCTGAGCCTTTGCTTCGTGCTCGGTTTCACCACGGTCTTCGTGATCCTCGGAGCCAGCGCCTCGGTGCTTGGCCAGTTGCTGCTCAGTTACCGGTTCGAGTTAAACATCGTCGGGGGCGGGATCGTCACGCTGTTCGGGCTGTTCATGCTCGGAACGATCCGCCCGGCTTGGATGATGCGCGAGGCACGCTTCCACCTCGATTTGCCGGGCGGGCGAACCGTCTCGGCATATGTCCTTGGCCTGGCCTTCGCCTTTGGCTGGACACCGTGCATTGGCCCCATCCTCGGAGCCATCCTGACGGTCGGCGCCGCGTCGGCGACGCTCGCCGATGGTATTGGGCTGCTCACGATCTATTCGCTCGGCCTTGGCGTGCCGTTTCTGCTTGCAGCGCTGTTCACCGACACGCTGTCCGCCAGGTTGAAGGCGTTCGGACGCCTCGGGCGCAGTCTGCGAGTAATGGCCGGAGTCGTCATGATCGCGATGGGGGTCGCTATGATGACGGGATATCTCTCTGCCTTCGCCTTCTGGCTCCTGGAGACCTTTCCTATACTGTCTTCGATCGGTTGAGTTTGACCTTGGGGAGTGTTGAAGAAATCGTGATTTGACCCTGCCATTGCTGGATAGCGCAGGCTTGCCTACTGGCAAGGAGGTGACGATGATCTCGAAAACGGAAATATTGGAGCGGGATATCCTACGTGTATTCAGATGTGCCTGCCGGCAAAACCGGCCAGACATCGCCGAATTCATGCTCGCAGCACTGGAGAGACTGGACAGCGAACGTGTGAATTCCGCTGCAAGAAAAACCCCGTTGATTGATGCCTACCAGGAGATTGCAGGCATCGGCACTTCACAGCAGTAGCCGAGCGGTGTCGGCTATTCCGATCGATTCGATGCCGAATTCACGCCGCTCGTGCAGAGGCCAGCGGACCGGTGCGGACCATCAGCCGTGGCGGTGATGCGGGTCGAGATAGTGCGGGTGGCTGCGGCGCAAGGTTGATAACGATACCAGTGCGAATGCGAATCGGTCACTGGCTGTGTTCCGACCGGCATTGTCCGTGGTCGGCCAGCACCTCGATGATCCGGCAGTCGCAGACGCGACCGCGACCGCACTCGCTGATCATGCGTGCCAGTTCGGCCTTCAACGTGGTCAGGCTGGCGATCCGGCGGTCGATTTCGATCAGATGGCTGTTGGCGATGCTGTCGACGTTGTGACACGAGGACTGTGGCTGCTCGGACATGGCTAGCAATTCCCGGATATCGTTGATCTCGAAGCCCAACTCGCGGGAATGCCGGATGAAATTCAGCCGATCGACCTCGGCTTGCCCATAGAGGCGCCGGTTGCTGTCGGTGCGCGGTGCCGCAGGTAGCAACCCGATCTGCTCATAATACCGGATGGTCGGCACCTTAACCGCAGTGCGACGGGAGAATTCACCAATCGAAAAAACCATGGAATGCCTCTTGCTCCTCTAGTCGCTAGAGGATTTAGCATCGCGCGGTATCGAATGGAAGGACCGAGGATGGCAGAACCGATCAAGACAAAGTACCGCGTCGGAGGAATGGACTGCGCGGCTTGCGCGAGCAAGATCGAGACCGCGGTAAGCCGGATCCCTGGCGTTTCCGAAGTCGGTGCCAGCTACACCGCCGGCACGTTGAACGTGATCCATGACGCGGTTGAGTTCAGCGCTATCCAAAAAGCCGTCAAATCGCTGGGCTACAGCATCTCGCCGGACGGCCCCGCACCACGGGCGGGCGATGAAACCCTTCACCAGAACGCTCATGACCATGGCCACGCCGACGGTCATCTCGATCCTGGCGACGGCCCATGGTGGAGAACACGCAAGGCGATACTTACACTGGCCTGCGGCCTTGCGCTGATCGTGGCCTATCTGGCGGGACGGCTTGCGCCCGATACCGGTCATTTCGCATTCATAGCTGCGCTGCTAGTCGGCCTGATACCGGTCGGGCGACGTGCGCTGGCCGGCGCCATGGCCGGCACGCCGTTCTCCATCGAAACCCTGATGACCATTGCCGCCACCGGAGCCGTCATCATCGGCGCGACCGAGGAAGCGGCGATAGTGATCCTGTTGTTCCTTGTCGGTGAACTGCTCGAAGGCGTGGCCGCAGGCAGCGCCCGCGCCAGCATCAGGGGGCTGGCCGATCTGGTGCCCAAAACGGCGCTCCTCGTTGAAGGCGATCAGACCCGTGAGGTGCCGGCAGCAAGCCTCGCAGTGAACGCGATCGTCATGGTACGTCCCGGAGATCGGATACCTGCCGATGGCGACATCGTTGAAGGGCACAGCGCGATCGACGAATCCCCCGTCACCGGCGAAAGCGTGCCCAAGTCCAAGCAGGTGGGCGATCAGGTGTTCGCCGGCACGATCAATACCGATGCCGTCCTTAAGATACGGGTCACGGCGAGCGCGAGCGACAACACCATCGCGCGGGTCGTGCGGCTGGTCGAGGAAGCCCAGGAGAGCAAGGCCCCGACCGCCCGGTTCATCGATCGCTTCTCGATGTACTACACACCCGGCGTGCTCGTCGTCGGTGCCCTGGTGGCGATCGTACTCCCCTCCTGTTCGGGCAGTCGTGGGGCGAATGGGTCTACAAGGGCCTTGCGATTCTGCTGATCGGGTGTCCGTGCGCCCTTGTCATCTCGACGCCGGCCGCGATCGCCGCCGCGCTGTCAGCCGGTGCGCGTCAGGGCCTGCTCCTCAAAGGCGGCGCGGTGCTCGAACGCCTGCGCTCGATTTCGATGGTTGCGCTCGACAAGACCGGAACGCTGACCGAAGGCAAGCCACAGGTGACAGATATCGTCGGGGTCGGCAGTTCGGAGAGCAAAGTGTTGTCGCTTGCAGCCGCGCTCGAGACAGGATCGAACCATCCGCTGGCAATCGCGATTCTTGCCAGGGCACAAGCTGACAAGACGCCGATTCCGCCCGCGGCATCGGCAATGGCCATCGCCGGCAAGGGGGTCTCGGGTAGGGTTGGCGGCGAGGACGTATTCCTCGCATCGCCTGCGGCTGCGGCCGAACGCGTCAAGATCGAGCCCGAACTTCAGGCAGTGATCGACAAGTTCAATGATGACGGCAAAACTGTTTCCGTCCTCGTTATCGGTTCAGAAGTCGCCGGCTTACTAGCGATGCGCGATGAACCTCGTGCCGACGCCGAGGCCGGCCTTCATGCGCTCAAGGTCGCCGGCGTCGGTGTCGTCATGCTGACCGGGGACAATGCGCGGACCGCTCGGGCAATCGGCTCGAAGCTCGGCATCGAGGTTCGGGCCGGCCTGTTGCCCGAGGACAAGCAGCGCATCGTTCGCGAGTTGCAGTCCGAAGGGAACGTCGTGGCCAAGGTCGGCGACGGCATCAACGACGCTCCAGCGCTGGCGGCGGCAGATATCGGCATCGCCATGGGCGGCGGCACAGACGTTGCGCTCGAAACTGCTGACGCCGCGGTGCTGCATGCCCGCGTGCTCGACATCGCGGGAATGATCGACCTGTCCAAGGCGACCATGGCCAACATCTGGCAGAACATCGCCGTCTCACTTGGTCTCAAGGCCGTCTTTTTCGTGACCACCATCGTGGGTGTAACCGGGCTCTGGCCGGCTATCCTGGCCGATACCGGTGCAACGGTGCTCGTCACCCTCAATGCGATGCGCTTGTTGGGTTGGGGCGTTCGCCGCCTCCCAGTCGCCGCCGCTGCGGCAGCCTAGGCCATGCTGTGACCGTCGATCGAGCGGGCGCGGTCCGCCAAGGCTTCAGACTTTGACCAGCATGGCCGTGCCATACATGAAGGTGACACCGAAGAAGAGCCCAGACATAACCGGCCACGACAGGAGAGCTGCTGTCCCACGCCCGTCGGATCTCGCCAGATAGGCGCCGACTTCGATTACCACCTGTAGTATGGCGCCGGCACCGATCGCCAGCGCCAGCGCCGACCATTGCGGCGCATTGGCGAGGCTGCCAATCCACAGGCCCAGGACGGCGGGGCCGCCGGCAAGCAGGGTCAGCGCCGGGAAAGTCCACAGCGACGGACGCTTCTTCAGCATCGGCGCGGCGATGCCTATACCCTCGGTAATGTTGTGAATGGTGAAGCCCAGCACGAGGAAGGTGCCAAGCCCGGCCGCCCCGGCGGCGAAGGCCGCGCCGATGGCAAGACCCTCGCCGAGATTGTGCAGGCCGATGCCCAATGCGATGAGTGTCGCAAGCGTCAACCCGGTTGGCGTTCCCCCACGCCGGCCGGTCGCCATGAGAATGAGGAAGGCGGCGGACGCTGCAAGAACGACCATGGCCTGCCCCTGGAAAATGGCGGCGGCTTCGCCAGCGAGTTCGAAGGCCTCGCCCGCGGCGTCGATCATCAGGAACACCAGCAGGCCCACCGTCATCGCGAGAAGGAAGTTCATGCCGCCGCGGCCGATACCGCGCAGCGCTGGATAGAACATCAGTCCGATGGCGACCGGCACGATGCCGACGAGAGCCCCCAGAAGCATCTGGCTCCAAAGCGTTGCGGCATTGGCAACCGGGGTCGGTACGGCAACGGCGATCTCGTGTTCGAACGTGGCGCCGGTGTTGGTGATGATCTTCACCGCATGCGCCTCGCCAAGAACCCAGGGGTAGGACAAGCGAATCCATGCAGTGTCGCCACGACCGAGGGCGCGGGCCGGTTCCTGCACAAACTGCCAATAGGCGTCGTCGACCTGCACTTGAGCGATCGTCATCGGCTCCGATCCACCGGCGCGGACGAGAAGGTCGATGCCGCCGTCGGACAGGACGGTGCGCTCGAAGGTCAGGTTTTCCACGGGCGGCGCACCATTGTCGAAACGGCTCAACGGATTGGCCGTGACAAGCCAGGCGATTGCAAACGCCAGCACGGCAAGTGGCAGAAGAAGCCAGATGAGGACCGCGCGTGACCGCCGCGGCTCGACCGGAACCGATCCGGTTTCGGCAACAGGGCGAGTCTCGTTCATGCCACGGCCTCCTTGACATCGAAAAAGCTCATCCAGCCGAGTTCGGCGAATTCCGATTGGTGCGCGTGGAACATGTAGAGGCCCGGTTCGTGGTCCTTGAAGGAGAACTCGAGAATGCCACGCTGCGCCTG contains:
- a CDS encoding cytochrome c; this translates as MRRKVILLSVVAVASLAAIASFAQVQGGNVRAADVTFLGQPVTAEQIVRGKEIYAENCASCHGAKLEGQPDWKRRLENGRMPAPPHDESGHTWHHSDQDLFAITKLGVGGVVPGYESDMLAFGDILSDEEIAAVLAFIKSTWPERQRDVQARITASDGNGS
- a CDS encoding DsbE family thiol:disulfide interchange protein, giving the protein MIRTDEYSTAPMRRRNVLAFLPLAVAAMLGVVLAWGLTRDPSNLPSTLISKPVPDFALPPVKGRTLGLSSTDLKGEVSLVNVFASWCVACRAEHPLFMKLAAQGTVPLHGLNYKDRPDDAAKWLDSLGDPYTRTGADISGRVAIDWGVYGVPETFVIGADGRVAYKHIGPVSEEALTGTILPLVEELRRQAEGDKALGDGQ
- a CDS encoding TlpA disulfide reductase family protein encodes the protein MRNLLRGQRTIVFLAAGTLTLAAIAIVGVIYFSGGTPVRAPQSGGQAETASSRSFVMHEAPRPLPEIEFEDGNGEALTLADLRGKTVLLNIWATWCVPCREEMPTLDALEAELGGPGFEVVPLSVDRAGPEVVRKFYAEIGIEHLGLYIDASMRASFDLQAPGLPTTLLIDSEGREWGRLVGPAEWDTPEMIAFLKNHLTSN
- a CDS encoding SCO family protein, with translation MTPTKTTQLGRIRFSLWILVAAAVLALGGAYFVRTIGVREPPPVTVGEADVRSEFSLTDHNGNHVTEADFLGRWQLVFFGFTHCPDICPTTLAFMANVLDRFGDEVERVAPIFITVDPTRDTPEVMAEYVQAFHPKLVGLTGSEAEVAAAAQSFRVYYERMEEETAPDGYLMAHSGHIYLMTTEGRFEDVFREGEQSAADMAADILARMNGKQ
- a CDS encoding copper chaperone PCu(A)C, whose amino-acid sequence is MKILIATLVAVWAIASPAQAEESVRVFNAWARASVLASRPGAAYLTIKSASDDTLIGASTPVAERVMIHAIEKDGDVSRMKHIETLELLAGERITLAPGGMHLMLMALQDKLREGTTFPMTLSFEAAGEITVEVSVLGIAAEGPRETAE
- a CDS encoding DsbA family protein, with the translated sequence MTQFSRFTGRRFGFLLLPLLLIIAAGAWYLFDPGFRAGRQPMTASENLPQDAFDRRVRDYLVANPEVIVEAMQNLERKQREAEQSEAQAALAAHRDELLNSPESPVGGNPQGDVTLVEFFDYNCPYCRQVAPAMAEAEEGDPQLRIVYKEFPILGPNSVFAARAALAARRQNLYPQFHKAMMQVSGAADETQVIAVAEKIGLDVEQLRTDMQDAAIDTEIERNLALARALRINGTPGFVIGDEILRGATDLQTMQRLIDQARKDQNR
- a CDS encoding cytochrome c biogenesis CcdA family protein encodes the protein MPELSNVGILSAFLAGIISFLSPCVLPLVPGYVAYVAGRSSIASPSGEIAVTRSVTLGLSLCFVLGFTTVFVILGASASVLGQLLLSYRFELNIVGGGIVTLFGLFMLGTIRPAWMMREARFHLDLPGGRTVSAYVLGLAFAFGWTPCIGPILGAILTVGAASATLADGIGLLTIYSLGLGVPFLLAALFTDTLSARLKAFGRLGRSLRVMAGVVMIAMGVAMMTGYLSAFAFWLLETFPILSSIG
- a CDS encoding helix-turn-helix domain-containing protein yields the protein MVFSIGEFSRRTAVKVPTIRYYEQIGLLPAAPRTDSNRRLYGQAEVDRLNFIRHSRELGFEINDIRELLAMSEQPQSSCHNVDSIANSHLIEIDRRIASLTTLKAELARMISECGRGRVCDCRIIEVLADHGQCRSEHSQ
- a CDS encoding metal transporter, with the protein product MNETRPVAETGSVPVEPRRSRAVLIWLLLPLAVLAFAIAWLVTANPLSRFDNGAPPVENLTFERTVLSDGGIDLLVRAGGSEPMTIAQVQVDDAYWQFVQEPARALGRGDTAWIRLSYPWVLGEAHAVKIITNTGATFEHEIAVAVPTPVANAATLWSQMLLGALVGIVPVAIGLMFYPALRGIGRGGMNFLLAMTVGLLVFLMIDAAGEAFELAGEAAAIFQGQAMVVLAASAAFLILMATGRRGGTPTGLTLATLIALGIGLHNLGEGLAIGAAFAAGAAGLGTFLVLGFTIHNITEGIGIAAPMLKKRPSLWTFPALTLLAGGPAVLGLWIGSLANAPQWSALALAIGAGAILQVVIEVGAYLARSDGRGTAALLSWPVMSGLFFGVTFMYGTAMLVKV